From Jeotgalibaca dankookensis, one genomic window encodes:
- a CDS encoding competence protein ComK yields the protein MEGNYEFHKFFGHQPPDIISTYQSPYYSHHFIYEEAGKEGYQSHPKPFRVENKLDLKAYIQDSQSTTDGPLDFEQIICVINPEEFDPNSDKETLIFYEDGCMIRTNEPSGEFMNRLFKHSGISYDQMRELMRLINSGQPVHSCPYVKGQLAFMPTYGPSKQNVSWISLAHAIDCRKISKDGQQTRIEFFNRHYFDFPIPTKILDHRIDVAAKLYAFQHRRFLESAHDFGISLIQGEKRLTQNILHRRMEKLSALPQINSLDLVEQMMGITYREWKKDKGNLKKSPYLEELDELFLS from the coding sequence ATGGAGGGAAATTACGAATTTCATAAATTCTTCGGTCATCAACCGCCAGATATTATTAGTACCTATCAAAGCCCATATTATTCACACCACTTTATTTACGAAGAAGCGGGGAAAGAGGGTTATCAATCGCACCCTAAGCCCTTTCGAGTCGAGAATAAGCTGGATTTAAAAGCATATATTCAAGATAGTCAATCTACTACTGATGGACCGCTTGATTTTGAACAAATTATTTGTGTCATCAATCCTGAAGAGTTTGATCCAAATTCTGATAAGGAGACACTTATTTTTTATGAAGATGGGTGTATGATTCGCACGAATGAACCATCTGGTGAATTTATGAATCGTTTGTTTAAACATTCTGGAATAAGTTATGATCAAATGCGTGAATTGATGCGTTTAATCAATAGTGGTCAGCCGGTCCACTCGTGTCCTTATGTAAAAGGGCAGCTAGCCTTTATGCCAACTTATGGGCCTAGTAAACAAAATGTTTCCTGGATTAGTTTAGCCCATGCTATAGATTGTCGAAAAATCAGTAAAGATGGCCAACAGACACGTATTGAATTTTTCAATCGGCACTATTTTGATTTCCCGATTCCAACCAAAATACTTGACCACCGAATCGATGTAGCCGCTAAATTATATGCTTTTCAACATCGGCGTTTCCTAGAATCAGCGCACGATTTCGGGATATCGCTCATTCAAGGAGAAAAGCGTTTGACACAAAATATTCTGCATCGGCGTATGGAGAAATTATCAGCACTCCCACAGATTAACAGCTTAGATTTAGTTGAACAAATGATGGGTATTACTTATCGTGAATGGAAGAAAGACAAAGGAAACCTGAAGAAGAGCCCTTATCTAGAAGAGTTAGATGAACTTTTCTTATCTTAA
- a CDS encoding general stress protein encodes MNRRIEGTFKDYNNLVNNIEDLKAEGYQASQLLVITRSNLEASLTEKTDVRVVITSDESLWDKIVSFFTVNLDDNEEAETVDEEEVFEDYGIDEDTYERFVQALDDDEYLLLLDTAPPADTTQHADFMVRDGIIKEENENPKKVEPDWTDSDDNPGDLSAHSLVAEAAGGKKIDSAREEKNEDLHPETEVVMDEIQHDEIEYPDVDKVSKDPFGGETKNQ; translated from the coding sequence ATGAATAGACGAATAGAAGGTACCTTTAAAGATTATAATAATTTAGTTAATAATATTGAGGATTTAAAAGCAGAAGGCTATCAAGCATCTCAATTATTAGTCATTACAAGAAGCAACTTGGAGGCTAGTTTAACGGAAAAAACAGATGTCCGTGTGGTGATTACGAGTGACGAATCGCTTTGGGACAAAATTGTCTCCTTTTTCACCGTTAATCTAGATGATAATGAAGAAGCAGAAACAGTTGATGAAGAGGAAGTATTTGAAGATTATGGCATCGACGAAGATACTTACGAACGTTTTGTGCAAGCTTTAGATGATGACGAATATTTACTTCTTCTAGACACAGCACCACCTGCAGACACGACCCAGCATGCTGACTTTATGGTGCGGGATGGGATTATTAAAGAAGAAAATGAAAATCCTAAAAAAGTTGAGCCGGATTGGACCGATTCAGATGACAATCCAGGTGACTTATCCGCACATTCTTTAGTAGCAGAAGCTGCTGGTGGAAAAAAGATTGATTCCGCTAGAGAGGAAAAAAATGAAGACCTCCATCCTGAAACAGAAGTCGTGATGGATGAAATACAACATGACGAAATCGAGTATCCAGATGTGGATAAAGTTTCTAAAGATCCTTTTGGTGGCGAAACTAAAAATCAGTAA
- the recX gene encoding recombination regulator RecX: MEITKITAQKKRKDRFNIFVDGEYAFPVSEAVLIKLGLFKGLELTPERREEIEKENNAYMAYTVAVDYLSYGLRSEKEVRDKLWDIEISPAYIEPTIQRLRDQKYLDDRIYGESYTRTAANINRKGPGVIAQELKRKGLDEETIILSLEQYPEETQFENAVFLAEKTLRKQSRRSSRESGQKVRLFLQQKGFDRDLINRVFEDLDTEKSEEDEMDALRSEGDKIWRRHARKAEGRALHQKVKASLFQKGFPGELINAYVEEKITNDE, from the coding sequence ATGGAAATTACAAAAATTACAGCCCAAAAAAAGCGTAAAGACCGCTTTAATATTTTCGTTGATGGTGAATATGCCTTTCCTGTTTCTGAAGCTGTTTTAATTAAGCTTGGCTTATTTAAAGGGCTAGAGTTAACGCCAGAACGTCGCGAAGAAATTGAAAAAGAAAACAATGCCTATATGGCTTATACCGTTGCCGTAGATTATTTATCTTATGGTTTACGAAGTGAAAAGGAAGTCCGCGATAAATTGTGGGATATTGAAATTTCCCCTGCTTATATCGAACCAACCATTCAGCGTTTACGTGATCAGAAATATTTAGATGATCGTATTTATGGTGAAAGTTATACGCGAACCGCAGCGAATATTAATCGTAAAGGACCAGGCGTTATTGCTCAAGAGCTTAAGCGTAAAGGATTGGATGAGGAAACGATTATTCTATCTCTGGAACAATATCCAGAAGAGACCCAGTTTGAAAATGCCGTTTTTCTAGCCGAAAAAACCTTGCGTAAGCAGAGTCGTCGTTCTTCGCGCGAGTCTGGACAAAAGGTCCGTTTGTTCTTGCAACAAAAAGGTTTTGACCGCGATTTAATTAATCGTGTTTTTGAAGATTTAGATACTGAAAAGAGCGAAGAAGACGAGATGGATGCTTTACGCTCAGAAGGTGACAAAATTTGGCGACGTCATGCGCGTAAAGCAGAAGGGCGTGCCTTGCATCAAAAGGTAAAGGCAAGTCTTTTTCAAAAAGGTTTCCCTGGAGAATTAATAAATGCTTATGTAGAGGAAAAGATAACTAATGACGAATAA
- the mutY gene encoding A/G-specific adenine glycosylase, producing the protein MTNKEHLLEKYGIEMWSDEKIIAFRKALLDWYDQEGRDHLPWRLNKDPYRIWVSEIMLQQTQVKTVIPYFLRFVSLFPSVQALAEADEEVLLKAWEGLGYYSRVRNMQVAAQQIMTEYNGVFPDKPEDIIQLKGIGPYTSGAIASMAFGLPEPAVDGNVMRVFSRLFEIGEDIAKPATRKLFELLVRIVIDPDRPGDFNQAIMDLGTDICGPVNPRPEESPIREFNAAYKNGTMALYPFKSKAKKPVPIDLHGLVVRQGDAYLMEKRPTGGLLGDFWTFPLVDTVTEENKIGSFKHVFSHRRWQVTVHLLEDETNFTPEENMKWVLEEEFADYAFAVPQQKMWEIVRKYDEKKYKSL; encoded by the coding sequence ATGACGAATAAAGAACACTTGTTAGAAAAATATGGGATTGAAATGTGGTCAGATGAAAAAATTATCGCCTTTCGTAAAGCCCTCTTGGATTGGTATGATCAAGAAGGACGTGACCATCTGCCATGGCGACTCAATAAAGACCCGTATCGGATTTGGGTGTCTGAAATTATGTTACAGCAAACGCAAGTTAAAACGGTCATTCCTTATTTTTTAAGGTTTGTCTCGCTCTTTCCATCGGTACAAGCATTAGCTGAAGCAGATGAGGAAGTATTGTTAAAGGCATGGGAAGGGTTGGGGTACTACTCGCGTGTCCGGAATATGCAGGTAGCTGCGCAACAAATTATGACTGAGTATAATGGCGTTTTTCCAGATAAACCGGAGGACATCATCCAGTTAAAAGGTATTGGTCCTTATACCTCAGGCGCAATTGCATCGATGGCTTTTGGCTTACCTGAACCTGCGGTAGATGGGAACGTTATGCGCGTTTTCAGTCGCCTGTTTGAAATAGGCGAAGACATCGCTAAACCGGCTACGCGAAAACTATTTGAACTTCTGGTCCGGATTGTTATTGATCCTGACCGTCCTGGTGATTTCAACCAAGCTATTATGGATTTGGGAACGGATATTTGTGGCCCCGTTAACCCACGACCTGAGGAGAGCCCCATTCGTGAATTTAACGCTGCTTATAAAAATGGGACCATGGCGCTTTACCCTTTTAAAAGTAAAGCTAAGAAGCCAGTTCCCATCGATTTGCATGGTCTGGTCGTTCGTCAAGGTGATGCTTATTTAATGGAGAAACGCCCGACTGGTGGGTTACTGGGTGACTTTTGGACTTTTCCTTTAGTCGATACGGTAACAGAAGAAAATAAAATTGGTTCTTTTAAGCATGTTTTTAGTCATCGTAGATGGCAAGTAACGGTGCACTTACTAGAAGACGAAACAAATTTTACACCAGAAGAAAATATGAAATGGGTTTTAGAAGAAGAGTTTGCGGACTATGCGTTTGCGGTGCCGCAACAAAAAATGTGGGAAATTGTGCGCAAATACGATGAGAAAAAATATAAAAGCCTTTGA
- a CDS encoding DUF402 domain-containing protein, with translation MHHPKEGEFITIKSYKHDGSLHRTWRDTMVLKTSDQSIIGCNDHTLVTESDGRRWMTREPALLYYHKHYWFNIVTMIRQKGVSYYCNLASPYVIDDEALKYIDYDLDIKVFPDGEKRLLDVDEYELHRARMKYPKEIDHILKENVKILVEWINEEKGPFSKEYVDLWYERYRQLSYQNHNK, from the coding sequence ATGCACCATCCAAAAGAAGGAGAATTCATCACTATTAAGAGTTATAAGCATGACGGCAGCCTGCATCGTACTTGGCGTGATACTATGGTATTAAAAACAAGCGATCAATCAATCATTGGATGTAATGATCATACACTCGTGACGGAGTCAGATGGCCGTCGATGGATGACACGTGAACCAGCCTTGCTCTATTATCATAAGCATTACTGGTTTAATATCGTAACGATGATTCGTCAAAAAGGTGTTTCTTATTACTGTAACCTCGCATCTCCATATGTGATAGACGATGAAGCTTTAAAATACATCGACTATGACTTGGATATCAAGGTTTTTCCAGATGGTGAAAAACGCCTGTTGGATGTGGATGAGTATGAATTACACCGTGCTCGTATGAAATATCCAAAAGAGATTGACCACATTCTCAAAGAAAACGTTAAAATTTTGGTGGAGTGGATTAACGAAGAAAAAGGTCCCTTTTCAAAAGAATACGTTGACTTATGGTATGAAAGATATCGTCAGCTGTCGTATCAGAACCATAACAAGTGA